The proteins below are encoded in one region of Bacteroidota bacterium:
- a CDS encoding insulinase family protein produces the protein MKRFLLAALLCSAVLSAAAQDVRIRVPYTRVVLPNGLNVILHQDRSTPTVAVNIYYLVGSGREKPGRTGFAHLFEHIMFEGSKNVPEGMFDRWLEAAGGNNNGSTNTDRTNYYETVPSNALDLALFLESDRMGFLLDAMSPAKVDGQRDVVKNERRQSYENRPYGMAYLTLFEQLYPKGHPYSWPTIGSMADLTAASYDDVVNFFKDWYVPNNAVLAIAGDIDIEQTKKAAEKWFGEIPRGRNIPPIDPVAAYLESEKRLVMEDNVQLPRLYMTWHAPGVFTGMDATNDIMASVLAGGKNSRLYKRLVYDLQVAQDVSAYNYSMRLGSIFIIEVTARSGHTLQEIEKLVQEEIDRIKRENPTEREVQRAVNQYEASFLARLESVENKADQFNNYFQFTGNPDFFNEDLFRYKAVDADDITAAAKTFLHNDKRVVLSIVPKGKKDLAATYTQEVTKQ, from the coding sequence ATGAAACGTTTTCTTTTAGCCGCACTCCTTTGCTCGGCGGTTCTCTCCGCCGCTGCACAGGATGTACGGATACGCGTGCCATACACGCGGGTTGTTCTGCCCAACGGGCTGAACGTGATTCTGCATCAGGATCGCTCGACGCCGACGGTGGCCGTGAACATCTACTATCTCGTCGGCTCGGGACGCGAAAAGCCGGGACGCACGGGCTTTGCGCATTTGTTCGAGCATATCATGTTCGAAGGCTCGAAGAATGTGCCGGAAGGAATGTTCGACCGCTGGCTCGAAGCGGCGGGAGGCAACAACAACGGCTCCACCAACACCGACCGGACGAATTACTACGAAACAGTCCCGAGCAATGCGCTTGATCTCGCCCTCTTCCTCGAATCCGATCGGATGGGATTCTTGCTGGATGCAATGTCCCCCGCGAAAGTGGACGGACAGCGCGATGTGGTGAAGAACGAGCGCCGCCAGTCGTACGAGAACAGGCCTTACGGAATGGCATACCTCACACTCTTCGAGCAACTCTACCCGAAAGGGCATCCCTACTCGTGGCCGACCATCGGCTCGATGGCGGATTTGACCGCGGCGAGTTATGACGATGTTGTGAATTTTTTCAAGGATTGGTACGTGCCGAACAACGCGGTGCTTGCCATTGCGGGCGACATCGATATCGAACAAACGAAGAAAGCGGCGGAGAAGTGGTTCGGCGAAATTCCCCGCGGAAGAAACATTCCTCCCATCGATCCCGTTGCAGCGTATCTCGAAAGCGAGAAACGGCTTGTCATGGAAGATAACGTCCAGCTTCCGCGTTTGTACATGACGTGGCATGCGCCGGGCGTTTTCACCGGAATGGATGCAACGAACGATATCATGGCAAGCGTTCTTGCAGGCGGAAAAAACTCCCGCCTGTACAAGCGCCTTGTGTACGACCTGCAGGTTGCTCAGGATGTTTCGGCGTACAACTATTCGATGAGGTTGGGTTCCATCTTTATTATTGAAGTCACCGCACGCAGCGGACATACGCTGCAGGAAATCGAAAAGCTTGTGCAGGAGGAAATTGATCGCATCAAACGCGAGAACCCGACGGAGCGTGAAGTGCAGAGGGCGGTGAACCAGTACGAGGCAAGCTTCCTTGCCCGGCTTGAATCGGTGGAGAACAAGGCCGATCAGTTCAACAACTATTTCCAGTTTACCGGCAACCCTGATTTCTTCAACGAGGATTTGTTCCGCTACAAGGCCGTTGACGCGGACGACATAACCGCGGCCGCAAAAACATTCTTGCATAACGACAAGCGTGTCGTGCTCAGCATCGTTCCGAAAGGAAAGAAAGATCTTGCCGCGACGTATACGCAGGAGGTAACAAAGCAATGA
- a CDS encoding trypsin-like peptidase domain-containing protein, whose product MKAFDNQQKEIAFGSGFLVRPDEVATNFHVVKGASDIVIRFVNNTDEFKVIGVVGIDIKHDLVVLRLATPNGNRPLVIGNSDNARVGDDVYVAGNPIGLEGTLSKGIISARRGDKHIQLTAPISPGSSGSPVLDRSGSVVAIATALLGEGQNLNFAVPSNHLKKLLKHLDSVQTLGSLAPIPRCDGLYKSEGHISKGTVSGGEYDGQVHIDELWYYFRFYEDGTVVFQNTSAPLGDVIRGGWFKKGGRMTLQSRYEIGDDSSVEFLYNAGTELEAKYLFRSDQEQMSLTVFRKGFFPETFGLLFVKCDLP is encoded by the coding sequence GTGAAGGCATTTGATAATCAACAAAAAGAGATCGCCTTTGGCAGTGGTTTTCTGGTTCGGCCAGATGAGGTGGCCACCAATTTTCATGTCGTCAAAGGGGCATCGGATATCGTTATCAGATTCGTGAATAACACTGATGAATTCAAAGTGATCGGGGTTGTCGGAATAGACATCAAGCACGACTTGGTCGTACTTAGGCTAGCAACGCCAAATGGCAACAGGCCCCTGGTGATAGGGAATTCTGATAACGCTAGGGTTGGAGACGATGTCTACGTAGCTGGCAACCCAATAGGATTGGAAGGAACCTTGTCGAAGGGAATTATCAGCGCACGCCGAGGCGATAAGCATATCCAGTTGACAGCACCGATATCACCGGGCAGTAGTGGCAGTCCCGTTCTAGACAGAAGTGGGTCAGTAGTCGCTATCGCGACAGCGCTTCTGGGGGAAGGTCAGAATCTTAATTTCGCTGTGCCGAGCAACCATTTGAAGAAATTGCTCAAGCATCTAGATAGCGTTCAGACACTTGGTAGCCTAGCACCAATACCTCGCTGTGACGGACTCTACAAAAGTGAGGGGCATATTTCAAAAGGTACTGTAAGTGGAGGAGAGTATGATGGGCAAGTGCACATCGATGAGCTGTGGTACTATTTTCGGTTTTATGAGGATGGGACCGTGGTCTTTCAAAATACGTCTGCCCCCCTTGGAGATGTGATTCGTGGGGGATGGTTCAAGAAGGGTGGGAGGATGACGTTGCAGTCCCGTTATGAAATAGGTGATGATTCAAGCGTGGAGTTTTTATACAATGCTGGCACTGAGCTTGAAGCCAAGTATCTCTTTCGCTCCGACCAAGAACAGATGAGTCTCACAGTCTTCAGAAAAGGCTTTTTCCCAGAGACTTTCGGTCTGCTGTTTGTCAAATGCGATCTGCCTTAG
- a CDS encoding DUF2442 domain-containing protein → MIPRIVEARYVDGYTIWLKFNDGTEGEIDLKNELWGPIFEPLNDLNLFRRFTVHPELHTIVWENGADFSPEFLHSCVRATV, encoded by the coding sequence ATGATACCGAGAATAGTTGAAGCCCGCTACGTTGATGGATACACCATTTGGCTCAAATTCAACGATGGCACCGAAGGAGAAATTGATCTCAAGAACGAACTGTGGGGGCCAATCTTTGAGCCTTTGAACGATCTCAATCTGTTTCGCCGGTTTACCGTCCACCCTGAACTCCACACAATTGTTTGGGAGAATGGGGCTGACTTCTCACCCGAATTCCTCCACTCCTGCGTGCGCGCAACCGTCTAA
- the htpX gene encoding zinc metalloprotease HtpX yields MNNLKTLLLMTVMTVLLIFIGNLLGGQGGMIIAFIIAAAMNFGSYWFSDKIVLKMYKAQELTREQAPDLFYMTEEMTRRAGLPMPKLYLIPGEQPNAFATGRDPEHAAVAVTEGIMRLLPRDELKGVIGHELAHVKHRDILIGSIAATMAGAISMIANMAQWAMIFGGGRHSDDREGSPIAGIVMMIVAPIAAMLIQMAISRSREYLADKGGAEMAGNPRSLANALRRLHAGTKQIPMDASPATAHMFIVNPLTGGGLASLFSTHPPMEERVKRLEAMSSGRVI; encoded by the coding sequence ATGAACAACCTGAAAACACTGCTGCTGATGACGGTTATGACCGTCCTGCTGATTTTCATTGGAAATCTTTTGGGCGGGCAAGGCGGAATGATCATCGCATTTATTATTGCCGCGGCGATGAACTTTGGCTCATACTGGTTCAGCGACAAGATTGTGCTAAAGATGTACAAAGCGCAGGAACTCACCCGCGAGCAGGCGCCCGATTTGTTTTACATGACTGAAGAAATGACACGCCGCGCCGGCTTGCCGATGCCGAAGCTGTATCTGATTCCCGGCGAACAGCCGAACGCATTCGCAACGGGACGCGACCCCGAACACGCGGCCGTTGCCGTTACCGAGGGGATTATGCGATTGCTGCCGCGGGATGAGTTGAAAGGCGTTATCGGGCACGAGCTTGCACACGTGAAGCATCGCGACATCCTCATCGGTTCGATTGCCGCGACGATGGCGGGCGCCATCAGCATGATTGCAAACATGGCGCAATGGGCGATGATTTTCGGCGGCGGTCGGCATTCCGACGACAGGGAGGGGAGCCCGATTGCAGGCATCGTAATGATGATTGTCGCGCCGATTGCCGCAATGCTGATTCAGATGGCGATCTCGCGCTCACGCGAATATCTGGCGGACAAAGGTGGGGCGGAAATGGCGGGCAACCCCCGCTCGCTCGCCAACGCGTTACGCAGACTTCATGCAGGGACAAAACAAATTCCGATGGATGCATCACCTGCAACGGCGCACATGTTCATCGTCAACCCGCTGACGGGGGGCGGACTCGCGAGTCTCTTCAGCACCCACCCGCCGATGGAAGAACGTGTGAAACGTCTTGAGGCGATGTCAAGCGGCAGAGTGATTTAG
- a CDS encoding TerC family protein, which produces MAEYWWFYAAFTGFVLLLLALDLGVFHRKAHAVSFKEAATWSVVWVVLSLAFNYAFYMYAGWKFQIDERLLAIPGFDPQRAAEQVGLEFLTGYIIEKSLSVDNIFVFVVVFTYFAIPAMYQHRILFYGIIGALIFRAIFIAMGSVLIEYEWVVILFGVFLIGTGIKMMFAPEKNIEPNKNPLIRLFKKFVPVTQELHGQKFFLRLNGVMHATPLFITLLFVELTDIIFAVDSVPAIFAITKEPMIVFTSNVFAILGLRAMYFMLAGAVEKFHLLKYGLAIVLIFVGLKMVWLNELFGGKFPIEISLGFIAGVIALSIILSLLFPKKETDAKE; this is translated from the coding sequence ATTGCCGAGTATTGGTGGTTCTATGCCGCCTTTACCGGTTTTGTTCTCCTCTTGCTGGCACTTGACCTCGGCGTTTTCCATCGCAAGGCGCATGCTGTTTCGTTCAAGGAGGCGGCGACATGGAGTGTCGTGTGGGTTGTGCTGTCGCTGGCGTTTAACTACGCGTTCTACATGTATGCCGGCTGGAAATTCCAAATAGACGAACGCCTGCTCGCCATTCCCGGGTTCGATCCTCAACGGGCGGCGGAGCAGGTCGGCCTTGAGTTCTTGACGGGATATATCATTGAAAAATCTCTTTCGGTGGACAACATTTTCGTGTTCGTCGTTGTCTTCACCTACTTCGCCATCCCGGCGATGTACCAGCACCGGATTTTGTTTTACGGAATCATTGGCGCGTTGATTTTCCGTGCCATTTTCATTGCGATGGGTTCCGTTCTGATTGAGTATGAATGGGTCGTGATTCTGTTCGGCGTGTTTCTGATCGGAACGGGAATCAAGATGATGTTCGCGCCGGAGAAGAACATCGAGCCGAACAAGAATCCGCTGATCCGTCTCTTTAAGAAATTCGTCCCCGTTACGCAGGAACTGCACGGACAGAAATTCTTTCTCCGCTTGAACGGCGTAATGCACGCAACGCCGCTGTTCATCACGCTCCTGTTTGTCGAACTGACCGACATCATCTTTGCGGTGGATTCGGTTCCCGCAATCTTTGCCATAACCAAAGAGCCGATGATCGTCTTCACTTCCAACGTCTTTGCCATTCTCGGCTTACGCGCCATGTATTTCATGCTTGCCGGGGCGGTGGAGAAATTCCATCTGCTCAAATACGGGTTGGCCATCGTGCTGATTTTTGTCGGATTGAAGATGGTGTGGCTCAACGAATTATTCGGCGGGAAATTCCCGATTGAGATTTCGTTGGGATTCATTGCGGGCGTGATTGCGCTGTCGATCATTCTCTCGCTTCTTTTTCCGAAGAAAGAAACAGATGCGAAAGAGTGA
- a CDS encoding transglutaminase family protein produces the protein MLTENMNTPDIRQLPALIRLLEDESLREVVIAQLSLFGDSLEDEIGRQGIALNATNALLIRPLLTHYRVWLKEQWGSWQEKKTENERLESALDLIARFQFGRLYPAKLRTLLDNLADEYDARYTRRDALDLAEFLFQGYGLGGVESDDYYNPLNSNLVYVIEQKRGIPISLACVYMLVGDRLGLKIEGCNFPGHFLAVASIRQEKVLVDCYNGGKTISKEALANAKAKLSGFDILRLKCTTGMIVARVLHNLVAEYETTGDVESASIMKELLHSFEAVRA, from the coding sequence TTGCTTACAGAGAATATGAATACGCCGGACATACGCCAACTTCCTGCTCTTATCCGCTTGCTCGAAGATGAATCTCTCCGCGAAGTCGTTATCGCGCAACTATCATTGTTCGGCGACTCGCTTGAAGATGAGATCGGGCGGCAGGGAATCGCGCTCAACGCGACAAACGCTTTGTTGATTCGTCCGCTCTTGACTCACTATCGTGTCTGGCTGAAGGAACAATGGGGGAGCTGGCAGGAAAAGAAAACCGAGAACGAACGCCTCGAATCCGCCCTCGATTTGATCGCCCGGTTTCAGTTCGGCAGATTATATCCGGCCAAGCTGAGAACGCTTCTCGACAATCTCGCCGATGAATACGATGCGCGCTATACGCGTCGCGATGCTCTCGACCTTGCTGAATTCCTTTTTCAGGGATACGGCCTGGGCGGCGTTGAATCTGACGACTACTACAATCCGCTGAACAGTAATCTCGTGTACGTCATCGAGCAGAAGCGCGGCATTCCCATCAGTCTTGCGTGCGTGTACATGCTGGTGGGCGACAGATTGGGACTGAAGATTGAAGGCTGCAACTTCCCCGGGCACTTTCTTGCGGTGGCTTCGATCCGGCAGGAGAAGGTTCTTGTTGATTGCTATAACGGGGGAAAGACGATCAGCAAGGAGGCACTTGCCAACGCGAAAGCGAAATTGTCCGGTTTCGACATTCTGCGATTGAAATGCACAACCGGCATGATCGTCGCCCGGGTGTTGCACAACCTTGTTGCAGAATACGAAACAACCGGGGATGTAGAATCTGCCAGCATCATGAAAGAATTGCTGCACTCTTTCGAGGCTGTTCGTGCTTGA
- a CDS encoding cyclomaltodextrinase N-terminal domain-containing protein: MKKSLLVALAFCALHLSFAQTPVVTKIEPPNWWAGMKTNILQLMIYGENLKDVGVTSSSPGIRILKVHEIENPSYAFVDIEIRRNATPGNYGLRFRSGSGEVRVSFPLLQRRNSDDGHNGFDQSDVIYLIVPDRFANGDASNDNISGMSDTLNRNEPYGRHGGDLQGIINKLDYLQDLGVTALWLTPVVENNVRASSYHGYAATDLYRIDRRFGSNELYRTFVQEAHTRNLKVIMDHVNNHISISHPWIQNLPTPDWLNGSPDNHLKSYHSKAELTDLYSDSLTKQKATHGWFTPYMPDMNQKNSSVARYLTQSTIWWIEYSGIDGIREDTYPYIDPEFRARWCRTILDEYPRFNIVGEVWIQDPVYLAPYQRKSFFPKPLDPQLPAITDFGLFDAFMKAFADSAGKIEHIFNCLTKDFLFPDPGNLVTFLDNHDIRRIMFNVNGDTRRFQMAMTLLLTTRGIPQILYGTELGMKGGPDHGRLRADFPGGFPGDTQNAFTEEERTETETDIFNFTKRLLHIRKAHPVLQTGKLIHFKPTNEVYVYFRILKNERLMVVINNNRDKQTVDLSPFEHQLVDVVRLRDMLSGNEFDLSAGKSITLDGMSAGIFEIVKEME; encoded by the coding sequence ATGAAGAAATCGCTTCTGGTTGCTCTGGCGTTCTGCGCCTTGCATCTCTCTTTTGCGCAGACGCCCGTTGTCACCAAGATAGAACCCCCGAATTGGTGGGCGGGAATGAAGACAAACATCCTCCAACTCATGATATATGGGGAGAATTTGAAAGATGTGGGCGTCACAAGCTCATCACCCGGTATCAGGATATTGAAGGTTCATGAGATTGAGAATCCCTCGTACGCTTTTGTGGATATAGAAATCCGGCGCAACGCTACACCGGGAAATTATGGTTTGCGTTTTCGTTCGGGAAGCGGAGAAGTACGCGTCTCATTCCCCCTCCTGCAGCGCCGGAATTCAGACGACGGGCATAACGGCTTTGATCAATCCGACGTCATCTATCTCATCGTTCCCGACCGCTTTGCAAATGGCGATGCCTCCAACGATAATATTTCCGGAATGTCCGACACGCTGAATCGCAACGAGCCGTACGGCAGGCACGGCGGCGATCTGCAGGGTATCATCAACAAACTTGATTACCTGCAGGATTTAGGCGTTACGGCATTGTGGCTGACGCCGGTTGTGGAAAATAACGTACGCGCATCAAGCTATCACGGATATGCTGCAACGGATTTGTATAGAATAGACCGGCGCTTCGGCAGCAACGAACTGTACCGGACATTCGTGCAGGAAGCGCATACGCGGAACCTCAAAGTGATTATGGATCACGTGAATAATCACATCAGCATCAGTCATCCGTGGATTCAAAATCTCCCGACGCCCGATTGGCTGAACGGCTCTCCCGACAATCATCTCAAATCCTATCACTCGAAAGCCGAGCTCACCGACTTGTACAGCGACTCGCTCACGAAACAAAAAGCGACACACGGCTGGTTTACGCCCTACATGCCCGACATGAACCAGAAGAATTCTTCCGTCGCCCGGTATCTGACCCAAAGTACAATTTGGTGGATTGAATACAGCGGCATCGACGGCATTCGTGAAGACACGTATCCGTACATCGATCCGGAATTTCGGGCGAGGTGGTGCAGAACGATTCTCGATGAATATCCGCGCTTCAATATTGTGGGAGAAGTATGGATTCAGGATCCCGTCTATCTTGCGCCGTACCAACGGAAATCATTCTTCCCCAAGCCATTGGATCCGCAACTGCCGGCCATTACTGATTTCGGATTGTTCGACGCATTCATGAAGGCATTTGCCGATTCGGCGGGAAAGATCGAACACATATTCAATTGCCTGACGAAAGATTTTCTTTTCCCCGATCCCGGCAATCTTGTCACCTTCCTCGACAACCACGACATCCGGCGCATCATGTTCAACGTGAACGGCGACACAAGGAGATTTCAGATGGCAATGACATTGCTGCTGACAACGCGAGGGATTCCACAGATTTTGTACGGAACCGAACTTGGCATGAAAGGCGGACCCGATCACGGGCGACTGCGTGCTGATTTTCCGGGAGGATTTCCGGGTGATACGCAAAATGCATTTACAGAGGAGGAAAGAACGGAAACGGAAACCGACATCTTCAATTTCACGAAACGCTTGCTGCACATTCGCAAAGCACACCCCGTTCTTCAAACAGGAAAACTCATTCACTTCAAACCGACGAACGAAGTGTATGTGTATTTCAGAATTCTGAAGAATGAACGGCTGATGGTTGTCATCAACAACAATCGCGACAAGCAAACCGTCGATCTATCGCCGTTCGAACATCAACTTGTCGATGTAGTCCGGTTGCGGGATATGCTTTCGGGAAATGAGTTCGACCTGAGTGCCGGGAAATCAATCACGCTCGATGGAATGTCGGCCGGAATTTTCGAAATTGTGAAGGAAATGGAATAA
- a CDS encoding MFS transporter yields MRFLLTCVEPLQSRTRKSRDTPNSRNQQTNNEGVPLAFSEWLNGVYRKFHPTFWVANGMELFERLAYYGQQIVFMVYVRNKLGFSESEAGTLSGIFGGLIYLLPILAGTLADKWGFRRAFNVAFSILGLGYFLIGSLGMDAFAGVYDGLPTYWLLLSFLILTAFGGSFIKPAVLGTVAVTSNEETKSLGFAIYYWLVNIGAMLGPTIAYLVRDSFGNEFVYLVSALSCFAMLVVNIFLYKEVAGKGEVVHETLGKKISNLFVVLGNVKFMIFLLIYSLYWIIFWQEFIIVPYYITDYIDKDAPYEIVQSWAGAGAIILFQIPLNRLTKNVPTRTAIVMGFAISSLIWVIIGIYPSIPTIAAGIVAFAIGEMIQAPRYYEYISEIAPPGQQGLYQGYAFLPIAIARFVGDPFGGWLYETSKAAGTPELIWFAMIGVGVAGAVLMWIYNFFVERSERAAS; encoded by the coding sequence ATGCGCTTTTTGCTAACTTGTGTGGAGCCACTTCAGTCCCGTACCCGCAAATCCCGGGACACACCAAACTCACGTAACCAGCAAACCAACAACGAAGGAGTTCCCTTGGCTTTTTCAGAATGGTTAAACGGCGTGTACAGAAAATTCCATCCGACATTTTGGGTGGCGAACGGCATGGAGTTGTTCGAGCGGCTTGCGTATTACGGCCAGCAGATTGTGTTCATGGTGTATGTCCGCAACAAACTGGGGTTCTCAGAATCGGAAGCAGGGACTCTCTCGGGCATTTTCGGAGGATTGATTTACCTGCTGCCAATTCTTGCCGGAACGCTTGCCGACAAATGGGGATTCCGGCGGGCGTTCAATGTGGCGTTTTCCATTCTCGGCCTCGGCTACTTTCTTATCGGCTCGCTCGGCATGGATGCATTTGCAGGAGTATATGACGGGCTTCCGACATACTGGCTGTTGCTTTCGTTTCTGATTCTGACTGCTTTCGGCGGCTCTTTCATCAAGCCGGCGGTATTGGGCACGGTTGCGGTTACTTCCAACGAAGAGACAAAGTCCCTTGGTTTTGCCATCTATTATTGGCTTGTGAATATCGGAGCAATGCTCGGACCGACGATCGCGTATCTTGTGCGCGACAGTTTCGGCAATGAGTTCGTCTACCTTGTCTCCGCATTGAGTTGTTTTGCGATGCTTGTTGTGAACATCTTCCTCTACAAAGAAGTTGCCGGGAAGGGGGAAGTCGTGCACGAAACGTTGGGCAAGAAGATTTCCAACCTGTTTGTCGTGTTGGGAAATGTCAAGTTCATGATCTTCCTGCTTATCTATTCCTTGTACTGGATTATCTTCTGGCAGGAATTCATCATCGTTCCGTACTACATCACCGACTACATTGACAAAGATGCGCCGTACGAGATTGTGCAATCGTGGGCGGGAGCCGGGGCGATCATTCTCTTTCAAATTCCGCTCAACAGGTTGACGAAGAATGTTCCTACGCGAACAGCGATTGTGATGGGCTTTGCGATTTCGAGTCTCATCTGGGTGATCATCGGAATTTATCCGAGCATTCCGACCATCGCCGCGGGAATCGTTGCATTCGCCATCGGCGAGATGATCCAGGCTCCGCGTTACTACGAATACATTTCTGAAATTGCGCCTCCCGGCCAGCAGGGTTTGTATCAGGGCTATGCCTTCCTGCCGATCGCCATCGCCCGATTCGTCGGTGATCCGTTCGGCGGATGGTTGTATGAAACTTCCAAAGCTGCGGGAACGCCCGAGCTTATTTGGTTTGCCATGATCGGTGTCGGCGTTGCAGGTGCAGTATTGATGTGGATATACAATTTCTTTGTCGAACGATCAGAGAGGGCGGCTTCGTAA
- a CDS encoding metal-dependent transcriptional regulator, with product MSTISTEDYIKAIYKLEVRGEKATTSALASQLGVADASITDMIKKLSDKGLLHYERYQGVELTQRGMKMALGILRRHRLWEMFLVEFLGYSWDKVHDEAERLEHVTSAELEHAIDTALGHPAIDPHGDEIPTADGKLSNRTCTALAAHEAGDVVRVMRVSDEDSAILQHAASLGVSLNGRITVKQKMPFDGSLMVKIGKKEHFVSRQVADSIFVERV from the coding sequence ATGTCTACGATAAGTACTGAAGATTACATTAAAGCCATCTACAAGCTTGAAGTCCGGGGCGAAAAGGCCACAACTTCCGCACTTGCCAGTCAACTCGGCGTCGCCGATGCCTCGATCACCGACATGATCAAGAAGCTGTCGGACAAAGGACTGCTGCACTACGAACGATATCAAGGAGTTGAGTTGACACAACGAGGGATGAAGATGGCGCTGGGAATTTTGCGCCGCCATCGATTGTGGGAAATGTTCCTTGTTGAGTTTCTCGGCTACTCGTGGGACAAAGTGCATGACGAAGCGGAGCGGCTTGAACACGTAACGTCGGCCGAGCTTGAGCATGCCATTGATACGGCGTTGGGGCATCCCGCCATCGATCCGCACGGCGATGAAATACCGACCGCCGACGGAAAGCTATCGAACAGAACCTGTACAGCTCTTGCGGCACACGAGGCGGGTGATGTTGTCCGCGTTATGCGTGTGAGCGACGAGGATTCTGCCATTTTGCAGCACGCGGCGTCACTCGGCGTTTCGCTCAACGGCAGAATCACCGTAAAACAGAAAATGCCGTTTGACGGATCGTTGATGGTGAAGATTGGCAAGAAAGAACACTTCGTCAGCAGGCAGGTTGCCGATTCGATTTTCGTCGAGCGGGTATGA
- a CDS encoding DtxR family transcriptional regulator, with protein sequence MESEPMINPAYALMWAGAAIAILAIVFWPDSGVWPRWRRSLQNTRRVRIEDALKHLYDCEYKQLTATHKSVAGALSISGDEVARLLERLEELNLLRSEGEMLTLTEDGRAYALRVIRMHRLWERYLADETGLSETEWHYHAEEKEHILTADQADALAIQMGNPSFDPHGDPIPTAAGELPERRGMTLTQLHPHQYAEVVHIEDEPNAVYAQLVAQGIHPGVHLRMISIDKNKIQLEVEGVENVLAPIVAANVAVVPVGRVKRAGKAEATLADLHIGESARVARIARECRGQQRRRLMDLGILPGTLVTAEMRNVAGDPTAYSVRGALIALRKNQARMIQIERNGDSGA encoded by the coding sequence ATGGAATCAGAACCTATGATCAATCCTGCCTATGCCCTCATGTGGGCCGGTGCTGCCATTGCGATACTCGCCATTGTGTTCTGGCCCGACTCCGGTGTGTGGCCGCGTTGGAGACGTTCGCTGCAGAATACGCGACGCGTCCGCATAGAGGATGCGCTCAAACATCTGTACGATTGCGAGTACAAACAACTGACAGCAACACACAAAAGTGTTGCGGGCGCGCTTTCAATCTCCGGCGATGAAGTCGCCCGCCTGCTGGAGAGGCTCGAGGAACTCAACTTGCTCCGCTCGGAGGGAGAGATGTTGACTCTCACAGAAGACGGAAGGGCGTATGCGCTACGGGTCATTCGCATGCACAGACTGTGGGAGAGATATCTTGCCGATGAAACCGGTCTCAGCGAAACCGAATGGCACTATCACGCCGAGGAAAAGGAGCATATTCTCACCGCCGATCAAGCCGATGCGCTTGCGATTCAGATGGGAAATCCGTCGTTCGATCCGCATGGCGATCCGATTCCGACTGCCGCGGGTGAATTACCGGAACGGCGCGGAATGACCCTGACACAACTGCATCCGCATCAATACGCGGAAGTTGTCCACATTGAGGATGAACCAAACGCCGTTTACGCCCAGCTTGTCGCCCAAGGTATTCATCCCGGCGTTCATCTTCGCATGATCAGTATTGACAAGAACAAGATACAACTGGAGGTGGAGGGAGTTGAGAACGTACTTGCTCCGATTGTCGCGGCAAACGTTGCCGTGGTTCCTGTTGGCCGTGTAAAACGAGCGGGGAAGGCGGAAGCCACGCTTGCGGATCTCCATATCGGCGAGAGTGCACGCGTGGCGCGCATTGCCCGCGAATGCCGCGGCCAGCAACGGCGACGGTTGATGGATCTCGGAATTCTTCCCGGCACTTTGGTGACAGCCGAAATGCGCAATGTCGCCGGTGACCCGACGGCATACAGTGTGCGCGGTGCATTGATTGCCTTGCGCAAAAACCAGGCACGCATGATACAAATTGAACGAAATGGAGATAGTGGAGCATGA